In one Mycobacteroides chelonae genomic region, the following are encoded:
- a CDS encoding 5-(carboxyamino)imidazole ribonucleotide synthase, protein MPETPVVTMIGGGQLARMTHQASIALGQTLRVLAHAADEPAAQVTPDVVFGSHTDLDDLRRAAKGATVLTFDHEHVPTAFLETLQGEGVNVQPPPSALIYAQDKTFMRRKLKSIGAPVPGFADIKTVADVERFAAETGSRVVLKAVRGGYDGRGVWITDDLDEARAVAAEQLAAGVDLLAEERIDMRRELSAMVARSPFGQGAAWPVVETVQRDGICAVVIAPAPELPEGRAMEAEQLALRIATDLGVTGCLAVELFETNDGRLLVNELAMRPHNSGHWSMDGARTGQFEQHLRAVLDYPLGSTEPLAPVTVMANVLGAPETPAMSLDERMHHLMGRIPEAKVHLYGKGERAGRKLGHVNIQGRADGSPSDPQYVAEVRERAERAAHWLSHAVWTDGWQATH, encoded by the coding sequence GTGCCCGAAACTCCCGTCGTCACCATGATCGGTGGTGGTCAGCTGGCCCGGATGACCCATCAGGCGTCGATCGCGCTGGGTCAGACACTGCGGGTGCTGGCACATGCCGCCGATGAGCCGGCGGCTCAAGTCACCCCCGATGTCGTATTCGGTTCGCATACCGATCTTGATGATCTGCGCCGCGCGGCGAAGGGGGCCACCGTGCTCACCTTCGACCACGAACACGTCCCCACCGCGTTCCTGGAGACCCTGCAAGGCGAGGGCGTCAATGTGCAGCCACCGCCGTCGGCGCTCATCTACGCGCAGGACAAGACGTTCATGCGACGCAAATTGAAGAGCATCGGGGCTCCGGTGCCCGGATTCGCCGATATCAAGACCGTCGCCGACGTCGAGCGGTTTGCCGCGGAGACGGGCAGCCGGGTGGTGCTGAAGGCGGTGCGGGGCGGATACGACGGCCGTGGCGTGTGGATCACCGACGATCTGGATGAGGCGCGCGCGGTGGCCGCCGAGCAGCTGGCGGCGGGTGTGGATCTGCTTGCCGAGGAACGTATCGACATGCGCCGTGAGCTGTCGGCGATGGTGGCGCGCTCACCGTTCGGACAGGGTGCCGCCTGGCCTGTGGTGGAAACCGTTCAGCGGGATGGGATTTGCGCCGTGGTCATCGCGCCGGCACCCGAGCTGCCCGAGGGACGGGCGATGGAGGCCGAGCAGCTGGCGCTGCGGATCGCCACCGACCTCGGTGTGACCGGATGCCTGGCGGTGGAACTGTTTGAAACCAATGACGGCCGATTGCTGGTCAATGAGCTGGCGATGCGACCACACAACTCCGGGCATTGGAGCATGGACGGCGCGCGGACCGGGCAATTCGAGCAGCACCTGCGGGCCGTGCTCGACTACCCGCTCGGCTCCACCGAACCACTGGCTCCCGTGACCGTCATGGCCAACGTGTTGGGTGCACCTGAGACTCCCGCGATGTCACTCGATGAACGGATGCACCATTTGATGGGCCGCATCCCGGAGGCGAAAGTGCACTTGTACGGCAAGGGCGAGCGTGCGGGCCGCAAGCTCGGGCACGTGAATATCCAAGGCCGCGCGGATGGTTCGCCGAGCGATCCGCAGTATGTGGCCGAGGTGCGTGAGCGTGCCGAGCGTGCCGCGCACTGGCTCTCGCACGCGGTATGGACCGATGGATGGCAAGCGACACACTGA
- the purE gene encoding 5-(carboxyamino)imidazole ribonucleotide mutase, with translation MSARVGLIMGSDSDWSVMSDAANALAEFAIPFEVGVVSAHRTPARMLEYAQTAADRGIQVIIAGAGGAAHLPGMVASATPLPVIGVPVPLARLDGLDSLLSIVQMPAGVPVATVSIGGARNAGLLAARVLGVSDTTLRDKVVAFQASMEATVLEKDEALRRRLLGD, from the coding sequence GTGAGTGCACGGGTCGGCCTGATCATGGGCAGCGACAGTGACTGGTCGGTGATGTCGGATGCCGCGAATGCTTTGGCGGAGTTCGCAATTCCGTTTGAGGTGGGCGTTGTCTCGGCACACCGCACCCCGGCGCGCATGCTGGAGTACGCACAGACGGCCGCCGACCGGGGCATCCAGGTGATCATCGCCGGGGCAGGCGGCGCCGCGCATCTGCCCGGCATGGTGGCCTCGGCCACCCCGTTGCCGGTCATCGGCGTTCCGGTGCCACTGGCGCGGCTGGATGGTCTGGACTCCCTGCTGTCCATCGTGCAGATGCCCGCGGGTGTGCCCGTCGCGACGGTGTCGATCGGTGGAGCCCGCAACGCCGGGCTGCTGGCCGCGCGCGTCCTGGGGGTCTCCGACACGACGCTGCGGGACAAGGTGGTTGCCTTCCAAGCGAGCATGGAAGCAACCGTTTTGGAGAAGGATGAGGCGCTGCGGCGCAGACTATTAGGCGACTAA